Proteins co-encoded in one Gouania willdenowi chromosome 1, fGouWil2.1, whole genome shotgun sequence genomic window:
- the LOC114456436 gene encoding homeodomain-interacting protein kinase 3-like — protein MNEDDINVVKFYEHFQYLGYTCLVFELLDRDLFHLVGSMNFHNIRPIAKQLLVALQGLQSVRVMHGDLKPENVMLTNMEESPWRVKLIDFGMASSFSSVIPGMTLQPIGYRAPEISLGLPFSGSIDMWGLGCTLAFLYLQRNLFSFQSEYLMMKCIVEMLGMPSRRQLHFGMYSKKFFCKERDELGKRWRLLTPDEYSSRNKVKVDEWPISHPHFSSLDDLLYISEVGDDEEMEDRKVFIHFLKQLLRLNGDKRISPADALQHPFITGSYEPGARQQRISNRGI, from the exons ATGAATGAAGACGACATCAATGTGGTTAAATTCTATGAGCACTTTCAGTACTTGGGATATACCTGCCTCGTGTTTGAGTTGTTGGACAGAGATTTGTTCCATCTAGTCGGTTCAATGAATTTCCACAATATCCGCCCCATTGCAAAGCAG CTGTTGGTAGCGCTACAGGGACTCCAATCTGTGAGGGTCATGCATGGCGACCTCAAGCCAGAGAATGTCATGCTGACCAACATGGAGGAGAGTCCGTGGAGGGTCAAACTGATTGACTTTGGAATGGCTTCTTCATTCTCTTCTGTCATTCCCGGGATGACTCTTCAGCCCATTGGCTATAG GGCCCCAGAGATTAGTCTTGGCCTTCCGTTCTCAGGGTCCATCGACATGTGGGGGCTAGGCTGTACGCTGGCATTCCTCTACCTCCAGCGTAACCTTTTTTCATTCCAAAGTGAATACCTCATG ATGAAGTGTATAGTGGAGATGCTGGGCATGCCGTCACGACGTCAGCTCCACTTTGGCATGTACAGCAAGAAGTTTTTTTGTAAGGAGAGGGATGAATTAGGCAAAAGATGGAGGCTGCtg ACACCTGATGAATATTCATCTAGGAACAAAGTAAAAGTTGATGAGTGGCCCATTTCCCATCCTCATTTTTCATCGTTGGATGACCTGCTCTAT ATCTCTGAAGTAGGGGATGATGAAGAGATGGAAGACAGGAAGGTCTTCATCCACTTCCTAAAACAGTTGCTACGTCTAAATGGAGATAAGCGCATCTCTCCTGCTGATGCTCTTCAACATCCCTTTATCACAGGGTCATATGAGCCAGGAGCCAGACAGCAGAGAATA TCAAATCGAGGCATATAG
- the LOC114470196 gene encoding homeodomain-interacting protein kinase 3-like — MASEEYPLMVGQALQSTSTQYTILEFIGEGCYGKVAKCLAHNSSKPVAVKILKQDYLQDVEGEVSVLKTIGSMNEDDINVVKFYEHFQYLGYTCLVFELLDRDLFQLVGSMNFHNIRPIAKQLLVALQGLQSVRVMHGDLKPENVMLTNMEERPWRVKLIDFGMASSFSSVIPGMTLQPIGYRAPEISLGLPFSGSIDMWGLGCTLAFLYLQRNLFSFQSEYLMMKCIVEMLGMPSRRQLHFGMYSKKFFCKERDELGKRWRLLTPDEYSSRNKVKVDEWPISHPHFSSLDDLLYISEVGDDEEMEDRKVFIHFLKQMLRLNGDKRISPADALQHPFITGSYEPGARQQRISNRGI; from the exons ATGGCTTCTGAAG AATATCCTCTAATGGTAGGGCAGGCCCTTCAGAGCACGTCCACTCAATACACCATCCTTGAATTTATCGGAGAAGGTTGCTACGGAAAAGTGGCAAAGTGCCTTGCTCATAACAGCAGTAAACCAGTGGCGGTGAAAATCCTGAAGCAGGATTATCTGCAAGACGTCGAGGGCGAG GTATCTGTGTTGAAGACCATTGGCTCAATGAATGAAGACGACATCAATGTGGTTAAATTCTATGAGCACTTTCAGTACTTGGGATATACCTGCCTCGTGTTTGAGTTGTTGGACAGAGATTTGTTCCAGCTAGTCGGTTCAATGAATTTCCACAATATCCGCCCCATTGCAAAGCAG CTGTTGGTAGCGCTACAGGGACTCCAATCTGTGAGGGTCATGCATGGCGACCTCAAGCCAGAGAATGTCATGCTGACCAACATGGAGGAGCGTCCGTGGAGGGTCAAACTGATTGACTTTGGAATGGCTTCTTCATTCTCTTCTGTCATTCCCGGGATGACTCTTCAGCCCATTGGCTATAG GGCCCCAGAGATTAGTCTTGGCCTTCCGTTCTCAGGGTCCATCGACATGTGGGGGCTAGGCTGTACGCTGGCATTCCTCTACCTCCAGCGTAACCTTTTTTCATTCCAAAGTGAATACCTCATG ATGAAGTGTATAGTGGAGATGCTGGGCATGCCGTCACGACGTCAGCTCCACTTTGGCATGTACAGCAAGAAATTTTTTTGTAAGGAGAGGGATGAATTAGGCAAAAGATGGAGGCTGCtg ACACCTGATGAATATTCATCTAGGAACAAAGTAAAAGTTGATGAGTGGCCCATTTCCCATCCTCATTTTTCATCGTTGGATGACCTGCTCTAT ATCTCTGAAGTAGGGGATGATGAAGAGATGGAAGACAGGAAGGTCTTCATCCACTTCCTAAAACAGATGCTACGTCTAAATGGAGATAAGCGCATCTCTCCTGCTGATGCTCTTCAACATCCCTTTATCACAGGGTCATATGAGCCAGGAGCCAGACAGCAGAGAATA TCAAATCGAGGCATATAG